In Synergistaceae bacterium, the genomic window AAAGTTGCCGGCCTGATTGATTTATTGTTGGAGTGATAAATTTCGCCGGTCATTGTTATAATTTTGCCCTGTCTTGAAACTTTCTGAACGTCTGCATATAAAAGTGTGTCGCTCGTAAAAGTTGCGGGGTTGAAGTGATAATTTTTCCCGTCAAAATGTGCTTGTTCGGGTTCGTCTGCTGGGTCGCCGTCTTCTGCGCCTTCTGGGAGGGTGCCTAATATACTTGCGTGCTTTACAGGAAGATCGAAATATTTACGCACTGACTCAGTGATAAATTTTGCGTCAATTATTTTGCTTCCATAAGGGCAATTTTTGTCAGGACAATTTTTTATGCGGGACTTATTATTTAGCAAATTATGAGCTATCCCGAAAAATATTAAGCCTTCATTCTCTGAACTATTGCCGAAATGAGTCATGCCTTCATCGCCGTTACGCTGTACGTCAAAATCGTAGTAATTTGCTTCGGTGAAGTTGCTGATAAATGTGCTCATGCGCTTGAGTTCGTCGTTTTTGCTGTCTGCTCCCATAGTGAAGAGTACAACTGTTAATAGAATAATCCCGTAAAAAATTTTGCGTCTCATAATAAAATATTCCTCCATTAATTATAAAATTTTCTGCTAAGAACTATATCAAGACACGATTATTTATGTGAAGGGTGTTATTACGTGAAAGTGAACTACCGCAACTTATAGAAGTGGCGGCTTCCTAATTCATCGAGGCCGCGCTCCACTCGTACTGGCTGAAGTCGTCTTACATCCTCTCCAAAGGCGTTAATTTCCTGCGTCCCACAGGTATTTTTATTTGCTAACAAAATCATATTTCGAGCCGCATGTTTGTCTCTATCTTCTTCATAACCGCATGAACATTTATATATTCGATCTGAAAGTTTTATATCTTTCTTGATTTTTCCGCAGCATGGACAATATTTTGTAGTAGGCTCACTTGATGAAAGCACTATAACTCTTTCATTATTAATTAATTTTGCCTTCACAAGTCCTAATATTGAGTGCTGTACAGTTTTTCCGAATAAGCCTTTATGCCAGCCTTTAATATTTTCATCTTGCATATAGACTTGTTCATGCTCTAATAATTCATGAGTGATTTTGTTTGCTGCGTCTCGTTTTTTGTCAGTTAAATTCTGATAGGCTTTTCTCAATAACTTTTTTGCTTTGTATCGATTGCTGGAACCCTTTTTGCGTCGTGCGATTAATCGCTGGCATTTCTTAAGGCGTCTCATTTCTCCAATCAACACTTTAAATTTTTTGCCGTCTGAAGTAGTTATTGATGTCTTAATGCCCATATCTATCCCGATTTCAGGTTTATATCGCTTTGTGCCGCTTAATTTGTCTTGATATGTTGTTATAGCAATATAATAGCCATCCGGAAGATTCAATAATTTTGCGTTCGCGTATTCTATGCCGGGAATATTGAAAAATTGTTCTGCTCCTTCGATTTTAATTTTTTTGCCGAAACCCTGAAGTCTAATATATTTACTGTCATAGAATTTATAAGTTACTTCATACTGTTGAAGATTTATAGAATCATATTCAGATTTGTAGCGTAATGCTCCGACTTTATGATTACTTTTCCGTATTGAAGCAAGAGATTTCATATTATGTTTTATGCCCTGAATAACAGATTGCCTCATTTGTGAACTTAAATATTGCAATTCATGTATTACGGGCTGTCTATTTTTATCAAGGCTGCTGACAGTTTGAATCCTGCTGTCATATTCATTAATGTCATTTTCTTTCATGAAGGTTAATGCATCGTTATAGAGCCACTTAGCCTCAACAAATAACATTTTTAGACGTAATTTTTGCTGTTGATTCATATGAGAGAAATCTATTTTTACACGATACACGCGGCAAACTTGACTCTTACGTTTTTTGCGAGTCTCTGCCCCCTGTTCTCGTATTTTATTATTCTTCGCGATTCGCTCTTCTTCAGTCATTGCATTATTATAGCGCAATTCATTTCCCACTTATGGAAGTGGGAGTCTTCTTGCGAGTCCTGATAAAATAATAAAAACTGTTCATGAATCAATTTTTCAAGCACAAAATAATTTATTACTAATACTTTTACTAATACAAAAATGTTGACTCGTTCAATTAATCGCAATGACTCGCAAAGAAAAAAAATTTTTTATCGCGCTGATTCGTTCACATAAATTTTTTCACGCACAAGCACAAAGACTCGCAAAAAATTTTATCGCACCATGACGAGCAAGCAATATATTTCTGTTTTTCCCGTTTTCGTGTAAAATAAGTCAAAAATTTTTATCCAGTTACTAGATAGAACGGGGATGAGTTTCACATTGGCAGAGGCCGCTGGGATCGCAGGAGTTTCTGACATTCGCAAAAAAGTTCAAAGCTATTCCGATATTGGCGTGGCTTTGTTAATGGTACTCATTATTATAATGATGGTTGTACCCCTTCCGACGTGGCTAATAGATTTGTTGCTGTCTATGAATATCACGCTTGGAGTAGTTACGCTTTTAGTTACATTTTATGTGAAGCGCGCATTAGATTTGTCGATATTTCCGACGTTATTATTAATTTCTACGTTGTTCAGGCTCGCACTAAATGTTTCTACGACGAGATTAATTTTACTTTACGGCAACGCAGGCGAGTTAATAAATGCATTCGGAAATTTTGTCGTCGGAGGAAATTACATCGTAGGAATTATCATGTTCTTGATTCTCGTAATAATTCAAATGTTAGTAATCACCAAAGGCGCAGAAAGAGTCGCAGAGGTCGCAGCACGATTCACACTCGACGCAATGCCCGGTAAACAAATGTCAATTGACGCAGATTTAAATTCGGGACTAATCGACGAACAAGGCGCAAAGCAAAGAAGGCAGGACATACAGAAAGAAGCAGATTTTTACGGAGCTATGGACGGTGCATCAAAATTTGTTAAGGGCGACGCTATAGCAGGACTCATAATCACAACTATAAATATAATCGGCGGTCTGTCAATCGGGATATTTATGCGTGGTATGGACGCTGCAAACGCTGCATCACATTATAGTTTATTAACAGTAGGCGACGGACTTGTCGGACAAATTCCGGCGTTGTTAATGTCTACCGCAATGGGCGTTATAGTTACAAGAGCTGCTGCATCGTCAGAACTTGGCCCCGATTTAGTAAATTCTTTCACACGTTATCCGAGACCGTTATATATTGCCGCAGGTATGTTATTATGCATGGGATTATTGCCGGGAATGCCGACGATTCCATTTTTGACTCTTGCTGTGTTAATGGGCTTTCTTGGTTACACTGTCGGACGTGAAGCAAGTGTTCAAGCAATCGAAGCAGAAGAGCAGGCAGCAAAGACTCCATTACCGGCGGGCGCACCTCAACAGGCAGGAGCAGCAGCAGGAACATCAGCACCCGCAGAAGGCGCAAAATCTGAACCAGTTTCACCCGAAGACGTTATGAAATTATTAACAGTTGAACCAATGGAAGCAGAAATCGGTTATGCAATTATCCCGTTGATTGACCCTGCACAAGGCGGCGACATGTTAGACAGAATCGGGACAATTCGTAAACAAATGGCTCTTGAAATGGGAATAGTTGTACCTCCCATAAGAATACGTGATAATATTCAAATTAAGCCTACTGAATATATTTTGCGCGTAAAAGGTGCTGAAGCTGGACGAGGAGAATTACTCCCAGATCATTATCTCGCAATGAACACAGGAGGCGCAGAAGAAGATTTAATCGGCGTTCCTACGAAAGAACCTGCATTCGGACTCCCGGCGTTGTGGATTTCTCCTGATTTGCGCGACAAGGCCGAAGCAATGGGTTACACTGTTGTTGATGCTCCGAGCGTGCTTGCGACTCATTTGTCGGAAGTTATTCGCAAAAACGGCGCAGAATTATTGACTCGTCAGGAAGTCCAGAAATTAACTGACATGGTAAAGGAGACAGCCCCCGCCGTTGTGAGTGAGTTATTAGCGTCGCTTTCACTGGGAGAAATACAAAAAGTTTTGCAGAATTTAATACGCGAACAGATTCCGATTAGAGATCTTGTTACAATTTTTGAGGCACTAGCTGACTACGGCAAAATGTCAAGAAGTGTAGATTTTCTCACAGAACGCGCAAGAGAGGCATTATCACGACTCATTTCTCTAAAGATTCAGGGCCCCGACGGAGTAATAACAGCTGCGACTCTTTCGCCAAACTGGGAGCAAAAAATTATGGCAGGAGTCGACGGAGATTTAACACGAGGCTGGCAATTAAATTTAGATCCCCGCGAGGTTCAGAAGATGATAAATGCAATTTCGCGCGCAATGGAAGAAATGATTGTGAAAAATTTGCCTCCTGTTTTGCTTGTTCATCCTGATGTAAGATTAATAGTCAGAAGATTAATAGAAGGCTCGATAACAAATATTTTCGTAGTGTCATATAATGAAATAACGCGCGGTATTCAAGTTAAAACCGTTGGAATGGTGGAATAAATGAGAGTTACGAATCAAATTACATTTACAGCGAAAGACGACGCAGAAGCACTAAGGCTCGCAGCTGAGAGACTCGGCAGGGACGCTGTTATTTTATCTACGCAGGTAATCAAAGAGGGTGGAGTCTTTGGCCTCTTTCAGCGTTCAGTCTTGAAGGTTACAGCAGGAATAATAGAAGACGACTCGCCCAAACCTCAGCCCGCAAAGCCGAGAACACCTGCAAATAATTCAACAGTTGCAGCTATGGACGATGAGACAAGACGAGAAAATTTAATCGCCTTCCAAAAATTAATGGAGTTCAAGGAAAAATCTTCAAGCGGTCAATTACCTTCACAGCCCGTAAATAATAACTCGAATCAAGAGCAGCCTATCACATTAGGTGAAGAAGGTTATAGATTGCCGTCTGACAACGTAAAAATTTCGCCTGAAGGTTTGCGCAATGCATACGGATTAACAACGAGACCCGCACCCGTTACACCTCCTCCGCAACCTGCGCCCGTAATGCCTCCGATTATGAATCAGACTCAGCCTCCAGCAATTAATAACGATGACGCAAAGGCACTCAAGAATCAAGTCGGAGCGCTCGCAGATAGAATCGATTTATTGCTGCAAAGAATTTCGGCAGTAGAGTCAGGAGTCGCAGCTCAGGCAGCACAGGCACAGAAAAATAACGCGTTTCAAGCTGGTATGCCAAATTTAACGGGAGAAGATTCCGGCGTTGAAGGCCGTTTGCGTTCGTCAGAGGTCGACGAGAAATATATACGCAAATTATTAGCAGATTATAGTATCATGGCTCGCAAGGACAAGAATAAAAAATTGCCGTTCACAAAGTGGCTTGCGACTCAAATCGAGTGTTCCGGCGACAATGGAAGCGACGCAGCAGGAGGCCGAAAAGTTATGCTGCTTGGCCCCACAGGAGTCGGAAAAACTACGACGATTGCAAAATTAGCGGCGATTAAAGCTCTATGGGAACATAAAAAAGTTTTGCTGCTCACAAGTGATACATACAGAATCGCGGCTGTCGAGCAGTTAAAGACTTACGCAAAAATTTTAGGTGTCCCCATTGAAATAATATTTGACATTGCTACGATTCCCGGAGTCGTCAATCAGCACGAGAACGCAGAAATTATTTTACTCGATACCGCCGGACGTTCACAGCGCGATAAAAAAAATATGGACATGTTCGAGAATTTATATAACTCTTTTGCGCCCGATGCTGTTCATTTAGTGTTATCTGCTAACATGAAATATAAAGATATGCTCGACGTTGTAGAACATATTCCAAATATACCGGTGTCGCATTTATTATTTACGAAACTTGACGAGACTGTGAGCTACGGATCAATTTTTAATATTCATCAAGTTATGGGATGTCCAATATCGTTTTTGACGGTTGGTCAGAATGTCCCGAAAGATATAGAGACGGCTTCAGGCTCAAGAATTGCAGATTTTCTCATGAAGTCCGAAGAAGAACGCAAGAGGGGTTAAAGCAATGCCGGCAGATAATTATAACCCAGATCAGGCGGGGGATTTAAGGCGAATGGTGCTAGACAATAGACAACAAACAAGGATTCCTCAAAGGCTGCATACAATTTCAGTATTGAGCGGCAAAGGCGGAGTCGGAAAAAGTAACATATCTGCGGCGTTATCGTTTGCGCTTGCTGATTACGGAAAAAGGGTCGTGCTTATCGATGCAGATTTAGGCATGGCAAA contains:
- a CDS encoding transposase translates to MRYNNAMTEEERIAKNNKIREQGAETRKKRKSQVCRVYRVKIDFSHMNQQQKLRLKMLFVEAKWLYNDALTFMKENDINEYDSRIQTVSSLDKNRQPVIHELQYLSSQMRQSVIQGIKHNMKSLASIRKSNHKVGALRYKSEYDSINLQQYEVTYKFYDSKYIRLQGFGKKIKIEGAEQFFNIPGIEYANAKLLNLPDGYYIAITTYQDKLSGTKRYKPEIGIDMGIKTSITTSDGKKFKVLIGEMRRLKKCQRLIARRKKGSSNRYKAKKLLRKAYQNLTDKKRDAANKITHELLEHEQVYMQDENIKGWHKGLFGKTVQHSILGLVKAKLINNERVIVLSSSEPTTKYCPCCGKIKKDIKLSDRIYKCSCGYEEDRDKHAARNMILLANKNTCGTQEINAFGEDVRRLQPVRVERGLDELGSRHFYKLR
- the flhA gene encoding flagellar biosynthesis protein FlhA; the protein is MSFTLAEAAGIAGVSDIRKKVQSYSDIGVALLMVLIIIMMVVPLPTWLIDLLLSMNITLGVVTLLVTFYVKRALDLSIFPTLLLISTLFRLALNVSTTRLILLYGNAGELINAFGNFVVGGNYIVGIIMFLILVIIQMLVITKGAERVAEVAARFTLDAMPGKQMSIDADLNSGLIDEQGAKQRRQDIQKEADFYGAMDGASKFVKGDAIAGLIITTINIIGGLSIGIFMRGMDAANAASHYSLLTVGDGLVGQIPALLMSTAMGVIVTRAAASSELGPDLVNSFTRYPRPLYIAAGMLLCMGLLPGMPTIPFLTLAVLMGFLGYTVGREASVQAIEAEEQAAKTPLPAGAPQQAGAAAGTSAPAEGAKSEPVSPEDVMKLLTVEPMEAEIGYAIIPLIDPAQGGDMLDRIGTIRKQMALEMGIVVPPIRIRDNIQIKPTEYILRVKGAEAGRGELLPDHYLAMNTGGAEEDLIGVPTKEPAFGLPALWISPDLRDKAEAMGYTVVDAPSVLATHLSEVIRKNGAELLTRQEVQKLTDMVKETAPAVVSELLASLSLGEIQKVLQNLIREQIPIRDLVTIFEALADYGKMSRSVDFLTERAREALSRLISLKIQGPDGVITAATLSPNWEQKIMAGVDGDLTRGWQLNLDPREVQKMINAISRAMEEMIVKNLPPVLLVHPDVRLIVRRLIEGSITNIFVVSYNEITRGIQVKTVGMVE
- the flhF gene encoding flagellar biosynthesis protein FlhF, yielding MRVTNQITFTAKDDAEALRLAAERLGRDAVILSTQVIKEGGVFGLFQRSVLKVTAGIIEDDSPKPQPAKPRTPANNSTVAAMDDETRRENLIAFQKLMEFKEKSSSGQLPSQPVNNNSNQEQPITLGEEGYRLPSDNVKISPEGLRNAYGLTTRPAPVTPPPQPAPVMPPIMNQTQPPAINNDDAKALKNQVGALADRIDLLLQRISAVESGVAAQAAQAQKNNAFQAGMPNLTGEDSGVEGRLRSSEVDEKYIRKLLADYSIMARKDKNKKLPFTKWLATQIECSGDNGSDAAGGRKVMLLGPTGVGKTTTIAKLAAIKALWEHKKVLLLTSDTYRIAAVEQLKTYAKILGVPIEIIFDIATIPGVVNQHENAEIILLDTAGRSQRDKKNMDMFENLYNSFAPDAVHLVLSANMKYKDMLDVVEHIPNIPVSHLLFTKLDETVSYGSIFNIHQVMGCPISFLTVGQNVPKDIETASGSRIADFLMKSEEERKRG